One Veillonellaceae bacterium DNA window includes the following coding sequences:
- the glpX gene encoding class II fructose-bisphosphatase — MDRELSLEFVRVTEAAAIASGRLMGKGDKIAADQAAVDAMRAAFDSVNISGTVVIGEGEMDEAPMLYIGEKVGAGGIEVDIAVDPLEGTNLVAKGRPGSIAVLAIAPRGGLLHAPDMYMNKIAVGPKAAGKIHIDAPIKENLKAVASALNRAVEDLTVVILDRDRHSKMIKEVRDAGARIKLITDGDVSPAVSVGIEGSGLHMMLGVGGAPEGVIAAAALKCLGGDMQGKLWPEDDNDVQRALRMGITDINKVLKIDDMVHGEDVFFVATAITQADMLEGVRYFGGGARTHSIVMRYKTGTVRFVDAIHKFDRKPFVVKLA; from the coding sequence ATGGATCGTGAGTTATCGCTTGAGTTTGTCCGCGTTACTGAAGCGGCCGCTATTGCCAGTGGCCGTTTAATGGGCAAAGGAGACAAAATTGCAGCTGACCAAGCGGCAGTTGATGCTATGCGGGCTGCTTTTGACAGCGTTAATATTAGTGGTACTGTTGTAATCGGCGAAGGTGAAATGGATGAAGCGCCGATGCTCTATATTGGTGAAAAAGTTGGGGCTGGCGGGATTGAAGTAGATATTGCGGTTGATCCGCTGGAGGGGACCAATCTTGTCGCTAAGGGCCGGCCGGGGTCAATTGCCGTTTTGGCTATTGCGCCGCGGGGTGGTTTACTCCATGCCCCCGATATGTATATGAATAAAATTGCTGTTGGACCAAAGGCGGCAGGAAAAATTCATATCGATGCCCCTATCAAGGAAAACCTGAAGGCAGTAGCATCGGCCCTGAATCGCGCTGTTGAGGATCTAACTGTCGTAATCCTTGACCGCGACCGCCATTCCAAAATGATAAAGGAAGTTCGCGATGCTGGGGCGCGAATCAAGCTAATCACCGATGGTGATGTTTCACCGGCTGTAAGTGTTGGTATCGAAGGCTCAGGTTTACATATGATGCTGGGTGTCGGTGGAGCACCGGAGGGTGTAATTGCCGCGGCTGCTCTTAAATGTTTGGGCGGAGATATGCAGGGCAAGCTTTGGCCGGAAGATGACAATGATGTTCAACGGGCCCTCAGAATGGGCATTACCGATATCAATAAGGTTTTAAAAATTGATGATATGGTTCACGGCGAAGACGTCTTTTTTGTGGCCACCGCCATCACCCAAGCAGATATGCTTGAAGGTGTGCGTTATTTTGGCGGCGGAGCTCGGACACATTCGATAGTGATGCGTTATAAAACAGGCACGGTTAGATTTGTTGATGCAATCCATAAATTTGACCGTAAGCCGTTCGTGGTTAAACTCGCTTAG
- a CDS encoding anti-sigma-F factor Fin family protein encodes MRIYYSCEYCDSHIDMIEVDKVDEVRFGFDCLTEEERRDIIKTDELNNAMYVKSLCDCCIEALGIANESSFLKGVNRLH; translated from the coding sequence ATGAGGATATATTATAGCTGTGAGTACTGCGATTCGCATATTGATATGATCGAAGTCGATAAGGTCGATGAGGTAAGATTCGGGTTCGATTGCTTGACTGAGGAAGAACGCCGGGATATAATTAAAACCGATGAATTAAATAACGCCATGTATGTTAAATCACTATGCGACTGCTGTATTGAAGCACTGGGTATTGCAAACGAAAGTTCATTTCTCAAAGGTGTTAACCGATTGCACTGA
- the fsa gene encoding fructose-6-phosphate aldolase, which translates to MKFFIDTANISEIGEAASLGIVAGVTTNPSLIAKEKREIKTVIKEIAALIDGPISAEVVSTTSADMIPEARELAKIADNVVIKVPMNAEGLKTVRALSAEGIKTNVTLVFSANQALLAARAGATFVSPFIGRLDDISEDGMELIRVIADIFAIHGIDTEIIAASIRHPMHVTKAALAGAHIATVPYKVITTMLNHPLTDAGIKRFLEDWKNANMS; encoded by the coding sequence ATGAAATTTTTTATTGACACTGCTAATATTTCAGAGATCGGGGAGGCAGCATCTCTGGGAATAGTAGCAGGTGTAACGACCAATCCTTCACTGATTGCCAAGGAAAAGCGCGAAATAAAAACGGTTATCAAAGAGATTGCCGCCCTAATTGACGGACCAATTAGTGCGGAGGTAGTTTCGACAACATCGGCTGATATGATTCCCGAAGCCCGAGAACTGGCTAAAATTGCTGATAATGTCGTAATCAAAGTGCCTATGAACGCTGAGGGGCTAAAAACAGTAAGGGCGTTAAGCGCAGAGGGAATAAAAACTAATGTTACCTTAGTTTTTTCTGCGAACCAAGCTTTGTTGGCAGCCAGAGCAGGAGCAACTTTTGTCAGCCCGTTTATTGGCCGTCTGGACGACATCAGTGAAGACGGCATGGAGCTTATCAGGGTGATTGCTGATATTTTTGCTATCCATGGTATTGATACCGAAATCATTGCGGCAAGTATTCGCCATCCGATGCATGTTACTAAGGCTGCTTTGGCTGGCGCTCATATTGCGACTGTGCCGTATAAAGTTATTACAACGATGCTTAACCATCCTCTTACTGACGCAGGAATCAAGCGTTTTCTTGAGGACTGGAAAAATGCCAATATGAGCTAA
- a CDS encoding peptidoglycan DD-metalloendopeptidase family protein, translated as MNLAKFKRKPLLFLAATLVLAVTAVAITPLPQQSRPLEAQNVQSASEDSSVEAEKPEKAESAATAIKTHTVSEGETLEVIAAKYNIDVDTIRGANPDTDENCLQIGERLTILPQKGIIYTTDMGDTLWSIANAYGVEVAKIITANSKDSEDLSIGEKLFIPGAKPQPKAETVVARADYQVSRSAPARFLWPASGSLTSSFGSRWGRLHAGIDIANDIGTSVRAAMAGRVVSAGWLSGYGYTMVIEHSHGYETLYGHLSEFAVGPGQYVRAGQTVAYMGNTGYSTGPHLHFEVRKNGRLINPSSVLP; from the coding sequence ATGAATTTAGCAAAATTCAAAAGAAAGCCATTGCTTTTTTTAGCAGCGACGCTTGTCTTAGCGGTAACTGCTGTAGCTATAACTCCGCTGCCGCAGCAGAGCCGTCCTTTAGAGGCTCAAAACGTCCAGTCTGCATCGGAAGATAGCTCTGTCGAGGCTGAAAAGCCCGAAAAGGCCGAAAGCGCTGCTACCGCCATAAAAACTCACACCGTTAGTGAGGGTGAAACATTAGAGGTTATTGCTGCCAAGTACAATATTGATGTTGATACAATCAGAGGCGCAAACCCTGATACTGACGAAAACTGCCTGCAAATCGGCGAACGACTGACAATATTGCCGCAAAAAGGCATTATTTATACCACAGATATGGGCGACACTCTATGGAGCATTGCTAATGCTTATGGCGTTGAGGTTGCGAAAATTATAACAGCCAATAGCAAGGATTCGGAAGACCTTAGCATTGGTGAAAAGCTGTTTATTCCGGGGGCAAAGCCGCAGCCTAAGGCAGAAACCGTTGTGGCCCGTGCCGATTACCAAGTATCCCGGAGTGCCCCAGCCCGATTCTTGTGGCCGGCAAGCGGCTCACTAACTTCATCATTCGGCTCTCGCTGGGGTCGACTTCACGCCGGCATTGACATTGCCAATGATATTGGAACATCCGTAAGGGCGGCCATGGCTGGGCGAGTAGTATCTGCCGGCTGGCTGAGCGGTTATGGCTATACAATGGTCATCGAACATTCACACGGCTACGAAACACTGTATGGGCACTTGTCAGAGTTTGCGGTAGGACCAGGTCAGTATGTCCGGGCCGGTCAGACGGTGGCCTATATGGGTAATACCGGTTATTCTACTGGGCCGCACCTGCATTTTGAAGTTCGTAAGAATGGGCGGCTGATTAATCCAAGCAGCGTTTTGCCATAA
- a CDS encoding response regulator — MANANSKVLVIDDQPGIRRLLVEVLAEEGYTVFTAANGYEGVQQVKDTNPDLVLMDMKMPGMDGIETLRELKRIGKADRVIMMTAYGELELVNQAQQLGAYTYITKPFDIINLCQMVSQQIAGTEVSRQLRIG, encoded by the coding sequence ATGGCTAATGCTAATTCAAAAGTTTTAGTAATTGACGATCAACCTGGTATTAGGCGGTTATTAGTCGAAGTTTTAGCTGAAGAAGGCTATACTGTATTTACCGCCGCAAATGGTTACGAAGGCGTGCAGCAAGTCAAGGACACTAATCCGGATTTAGTGCTAATGGACATGAAAATGCCTGGTATGGATGGAATTGAAACGCTGCGGGAACTAAAGCGGATTGGTAAAGCCGACCGAGTTATCATGATGACTGCCTATGGTGAATTGGAACTTGTTAACCAAGCTCAGCAGCTTGGAGCGTACACTTATATTACCAAGCCTTTCGACATAATTAATTTGTGTCAGATGGTCAGCCAGCAGATTGCCGGCACCGAAGTATCACGTCAATTGAGAATAGGATAA